The Mycolicibacterium aichiense region GGCGGCAGCACCCAGGTGTTCACGGTCCCTCCGCTGCAGCGGGCTGCGCTGAACGTCCCCAATACCGGCACCTACAACTTCACCGCCATGACGCGTCCGGCGTCCGGTCCGGCCACCAACCTGTCGGTGGGCAGCTTCTCTGGCGGCGGCTACCAGCCGGGCCCCGGCCAGCCGCCGCCGCAGAAGCCGGCGCCGGTGAACACTCAGAAGAACGTGCTGGTTCAGGTCAAGTTCGACCGGGGACAGTCCGAACCGTTCCGGGTGTCGTCGCTCACCGACCTGGGCAAGGATCCGGCCGTCAACAACACCACCAAGGTGCTGCTCGACGAGGAGGTCCCGGCCTGGGGCGAATGGTCGAAGACCGACAAGGGCGACGCACTGTTCGTCATCAACCAGACGCAGCTGCTTCCCGGCATTCAGCGCCCGGCCCAGGAGCCGCTGCCCGGCTACAACGTGAAGCTCACCGCCGCGTCACACTCGACGTCGTGGATCGACAAGAACCGGACCGTCCTGATCAGTGTGGCCGTCGCGGCCGGCGTACTGGCACTGGCCGTGGTCGGGTTCATGGTGGTTTCGCGGCGCCGCGGCACCGGCGGGTGATCGAGGGTTAGTCTCGTCGGCTATGAGTGATCTGCCGTCGCAATGGACCCATGAGCCGCGCAAGGTCCTCCGGTTCAGTCCGGGTGACAAGGTGGCCGACATCGACACCGATTCGACCCCGGGTTACTCCGACGGCAAGGACGGCTCGGAAGAGCTGCAGGACGAACGCAACGAGCGGTTCGCCGGCCTGCAGGAGATGCTCTACGCCAACGGTCGCGCCGGCGACAACCGCTCACTGCTGCTCGTCCTGCAGGGCATGGACACCGCGGGCAAGGGCGGCACCGTCAAACACGTTGTCGGAGCGGGTAATCCGCAGGGTATCCACTACACGAGCTTCGGCGTGCCGTCCGAGGAGGAGCGCGCCCACCACTACCTGTGGCGCGTTCGCAAAGCGCTGCCCGCGGCAGGCAACATCGGGGTGTTCGACCGGTCTCACTACGAGGACGTCCTGGTCGTGCGGGTGCACGAACTGGTTCCACGCGACGTCTGGGAGCCGCGCTACGACGAGATCAACGCTTTCGAGAAGGAGCTCGTCGACTCCGGGACCACCATCGTCAAGTGCGCGATGTTCGTCTCCCTCGACGAGCAGAAGCGGCGGCTCTCCGAACGCCTCGAACGGCCGGACAAATATTGGAAGTACAACCCGGGCGATGTCGCCGAGCGCAAGCTGTGGCCGGCGTACCAAGAGGCCTATCAGGCGATGCTCGACCGGACCTCGACCGACTACGCCCCGTGGTTCGTCATCCCCTGCGACAAGAAGTGGTACTCCCGGCTGGCCATCAACGAGCTGTTGATCGAGGCGCTCAAGGGAATGAAGCTGGAGTGGCCGCCCGCCGACTTCGACGTCGAGGCGGAGAAGAAGAAACTGGCGGAGGCTTAAGCCGGCCTGAGCCTTAGCCCTTGACCAGGGTGAACTGGCCGATGTTGGTGATGCCGCGGCGGAAGAAGTCCGCGCAGCCGGTCAGGTACTTCATGTACCGGTCGTAGATTTCCGTCGACGTGATCGCGACGGCCTCGTCCCGGTTGGCGACCAGCTTGGCCGCCCACATGTCCAGCGTGCGGGCATAGTGATGCTGCAGCAGGTGAATGCGCTCGAGGGTGAAGCCCGAATCGAGGGCAAGCTGCTCGATGTCCTCCACGGCGGGCAACCGTCCGCCCGGGAAGATCTCCTGCTCGATGAACTTCATGAACTTCAGGTCGCTGATCGTGACCTTGATCCCGTTGTCCCGGAAGAACTTCTGGGTGTGCGCCAAAATCGTGTGGAGCAACATGCGGCCGTCGTCGGGAAGCAGCTCGTAGGCCTTCTGGAAGAACAGCGGGTAGCGCTCGACCTTGAACGCCTCGAACGCTCCGATGCTCACGATGCGGTCGACCGGCTCGTCGAACTCTTCCCAGCCTTGCAGCCGCACCTCGATCGAGCGGTTGGTGTCGAGCTTGGCAAGGCGCTTACGGGCGAACTCCGACTGGTTTTTGCTCAGCGTGATCCCGATGACGTTGACGTCGTACTTCTGCACCGCCATCTCCAGGGCCCCGCCCCAGCCGCATCCGACGTCGAGCAGTGTCATGCCGGGCTGCAGGTTGAGCTTGGCCAACGCGAGGTCGAACTTGGCGGCCTGGGACTCGTCGAGCGTCATGTCGTCGCGCTCGTAGTAGCCGCAGGTGTAGCCCATGGTCGGGCCCAGGAACAGGGCGAAGAAGTCGTCTGAGACGTCGTAGATGGATTGTGATTCCTCGTAGTAAGGAGTCAGATCCGTATCCACATCGACCATCGACAGCTACCTCCAACGCTTGTGTGCACGGTCGGTTGCCGCGGAATGCGATGTTGCTGCGCGGCCCCCCGACCAAACCCAGGAGCCTAGCCAATCAACGAAGGAAATGCACAAGCGGCGGGCGAGGCGGCGCGCTCAGTAGCTGTAGAACCCCTGGCCGGATTTTTTACCGAGCTGTCCTGCCTCGACCATGCGCAGCAACAATGGCGGCGGCGCGTAGTGCGCGTCCTTGAGTTCGTCGTACATCGAGTCGGCGATGAGCTTCATGGTGTCCAGGCCGATCAGGTCCGACAGACGCAGTGGTCCCATCGGGTGCGAGAGGCCCGCGACGATTGCCGTGTCGACGTCCTCGATGGTGGCCACGCCGGCCTCGACCATGCGGATGGCGGACAGCAGGTAGGGCACCAGCAGGGCGTTGACGACGAACCCGGAGCGGTCGCCGCAGCGCACCACCTTCTTGCCGAGCACCTCACCGGCGAACTGCTCCACCCTGGCTATGGCGTCCTCGGAGGTGACCAATGTGTTGACCAATTCGACGAGCGGCAGCACCGGAACCGGGTTGAAGAAGTGCAGGCCCAGCACCCGGCTCGGATTCTTGGTCGCCGCAGCGATTTTCATGATCGGGATGCTCGAGGTGTTGGACGCGAGCACGGCGTCGGGGTCGGTGATGAGCTCGTCGAGTTGGGCGAAGATCTTGCCTTTGACGGCCTCGTCTTCGACGACGGCTTCGATCACCAACTGGCGATCAGACAGGCCGGCGAGATCGGTGGTGAACGTCAGTCGGGCCAGCGTCGCGTCGCGATCGGCTTCGGAGAGCTTGCCCTTGCTCGTCGCGCGCTCGAGCGAGGAGGTGACGCGGTCACGTCCGGCGTTGATCAATGCGTCGGTCGGCTCGTAGACGACGACGTTCGCGCCCGCCTTGGCACACACCTCGACGATGCCCGAGCCCATCTGCCCGGCTCCGACCACACCTACTCGTTCAATGCTCTTCTGGCTGCTCACTTCGTCTCCTCACGCATCAGGCCCCGCCCAATATAAGGACGGGGCCTGATGTCAGCTCTCAGGGGCCGCTGATCTAGTGGAACTGTCCCTCTTCGGTCGAGCCCGCGAGCGCGGTGGTCGACGAGGTGGGGTCCACGGTGGTGGCGATCCGGTCGAAGTAACCGGCGCCGACCTCACGCTGGTGCTTGGTGGCCGTGTAGCCGCGCTCCTCGGCGTCGAACTCGCGCTCCTGCAGCTCGACGTAGGCACTCATCTGGTTGCGGGCGTAGCCGTAGGCCAGATCGAACATCGAGTAGTTCAGGGCGTGGAAGCCGGCCAGCGTGATGAATTGGAACTTGAAGCCCATCGCGCCGAGCTCCTTCTGGAACTTCGCGATGGTCGCGTCGTCCAGGTGCTTGCGCCAGTTGAACGACGGCGAGCAGTTGTAGGCCAGCATCTGGTCCGGGAACTCGCTCTTGACGCCCTCGGCGAACTTGGCTGCCAGCTCCAGGTCCGGGGTGCCGGTCTCCATCCAGATCAGGTCGGAGTACGGCGCGTAGGCCTTGGCGCGGGCGATGCACGGCTCCAGGCCGTTCTTCACCCGGTAGAAGCCCTCGGCGGTGCGCTCACCGGTGACGAACGGCTTGTCGCGGTCATCCACGTCGGAGGTGATGAGCGTGGCGGCCTCGGCGTCGGTGCGGGCGATGACCACGGTCGGCACGTCGGCGACGTCGGCCGCGAGGCGGGCCGAGGTCAGGGTGCGGATGTGCTGCTGGGTCGGGATCAGCACCTTGCCACCGAGGTGGCCGCACTTCTTCTCCGACGCCAGCTGGTCTTCCCAGTGCGAACCGGCAACACCGGCGGCGATCATCGCCTTCTGCAGCTCGTAGACGTTCAGCGCGCCACCGAAGCCGGCCTCGCCGTCGGCGACGATCGGAGCGAGCCAGTTCTCGATCGAGGTGTCACCCTCGACCTTGGCGATCTCGTCGGCACGCATGAGCGCGTTGTTGATGCGGCGCACGACCTGCGGCACCGAGTTGGCCGGGTACAGGCTCTGGTCCGGGTAGGTGTGGCCGGACAGGTTCGCGTCACCGGCGACCTGCCAGCCTGACAGGTAGATGGCCTTCAGGCCGGCGCGGACCTGCTGGACCGCCATGTTGCCGGTCAGTGCACCGAGGGCGTTGACGAACTCCATGTCGTGCAGCTGGTTCCACAGCACCTCGGCGCCGCGGCGGGCCAGGGTGGCCTCCTCGACGACGCTGCCCTGCAGCGCGACGACGTCGGCCGGGGTGTAGGTACGGGTGATCCCTTTCCAGCGGGGGTTGGTGTCCCAGTCCTTCTGGATTTCTTCTGGGCTCTTCGGCTGGCCAACGTTGGACAGTGACATGGGCGCCTGCGCTCCTTCTTTGCATCGACTGGCCACCTTGACTTGGAGTGAACTGTTAACGTCAACGCGGCTTGGCTGGTGTGCTGATACGAGCATGCCTCGCACCATTAGCGCAGTTCAAGCCATTAAGAGTGCCAATTTTCGCCAAGCCGACTGGTAACTCTGCAAAGGTTGCGAAGGCAGCCAACAGCTGAACCGGTTCAGAAGTTACCGTCCAGTAGCAGATATCCGCTGGTCAGTACGCCCGTACTGTTAAGCGGAGATACTCAGAGCGCGAAGATCGATGCGACGGCTTTGACCTCGTCGCCCACCACGTATGTGAGCGTTCTAACAGTGCGGTCCGCGAGCTCTGGGCCGAATTTCTCGGTGGAGCCGGGCGGATACACGTGCAGCAAGATCTCGAGCTTGTCGCCGAAGGCGACCGGCGCATCGTGTTCGATGGTGACCCGCAGCGGTGATTCGAAGAGCTCCGGCTGCGGCGCCAGGAACTCCTCGACAACCTTCCAGTACACCGAGTTGTTGACATGGTCGAAGAGGTCGATGTCGCTGACGCGAATGGGGAAAGCGCGGATCTCGTTGGCGTCGTGCCGGGCGCCGGCGGTCAGATAGGCCTTCCAGCGCAGCCGTTTCACATCCGTGGTGCGCTGCAGGCCCTCCAGGAAGTCGTCGGCGATGCGGGCGGGCCCCTGGGTCTCTCGGTTGATGTTGATCCAGAAGGCCTCGGATTCAATAAGCCCGCCCTTGCGGCCGTCGATCCGGACCCGCATCTCACACCAGCGGTTCGATGTCCCCGAGCACCAGCGCCGCAGCCGCAGCATCTCCGGGTATTCGATCGGGCGGATGAGGTCGACCATGGTGCGCCGGACGATCCACAGCGGATGCGTTTCCTCGTGGCCCATCTCGCGGAGCTGATCCTGGCCGATGTCCTGGATATGGCGACAGGCGGCGTCCAGGCGCAACCGGCCGACGCGGTCGATATCGCCGACGCGCAGCGGCCATTCGCGGTCGAAGACATCGGGATGCGGATCGGGAACCGGCATCAACACCTTCGCCAGTCCGGTGTCGGTGGTGCTGGTGGTCATCTGGTCTGTCGTCCTCTCCCATCCCGTCCCAGCGCGATCATGCCAAAGGCCCTCCCGGATGCCAACCAAACTGCGTTGGCAACGCTGCGAAGCCTCCTTCGCAGCCGTGAGTAGGCTGGGCGCGTGGCCAAGACGTTTGTCGGCTCCCGGATACGACAGCTCCGCAGCGAACGCGGATTCAGCCAAGCCGCACTGGCACAGATGCTGGAGATCTCGCCCAGCTATCTCAACCAGATCGAGCATGACGTCCGGCCGCTGACCGTTGCAGTGCTGCTGCGCATCACCGAGGTGTTCGGGGTCGATGCCACGTTCTTCTCCTCGGAGGACGACACCCGGCTGGTGGCCGAGTTGCGTGAAGTGACCATGGATCGCGACCTCGATCTCGACGTGGACATGACCGAGGTCGCCGATATCGTCGGCACCCACCCGGCGATCGCCCGCGCGATCGTCAACCTGCATCGCCGCTACCGCATCACCACCGCGCAACTGGCGGCGGCCACCGAGGATCGGTTCAACCTCAACGCCGGGGGAAGCGGCTCGGCATCGATCTCCATGCCGCACGAGGAAGTCCGCGACTACTTCTACCAACGGCAGAACTATCTGCACGAACTCGACACCGCCGCTGAGGATCTCACCATCCGAATGCGGATGCACCGCGCCGAGCTGTCGCGGGAGTTGTCCGACCGCCTCACCATGGTGCACGGCGTGCACATCATCCGGCGTATCGACATGGGCGACACCGTGCTGCACCGTTACGACCCGGTGGCGCGCACTCTCGAGATCAGCAATCACCTGTCGTCGGGCCAGCAAGTCTTCAAGATGGCCACGGAGCTGGCGTACCTCGAATGTGGTGACCTGATCAACAAATTGGTCGACGAGGGCAAATTCACCAGCGAGGAGTCGCAAAAGCTGGCCCGGCTCGGCCTAGCCAGTTACTTCGCCGCAGCAACGGTGTTGCCCTACGGGCAGTTCCACAACATGGCCGAGAACTTCCGCTACGACATCGAACGGCTCTCGGCCTTCTATCAGGTCAGCTACGAAACGATCTGCCATCGGCTCTCGACGCTGCAGCGGCCGTCCATGCGCGGCGTCCCGTTCTCGTTCGTCCGGGTGGACAAGGCGGGGAACATGTCTAAGCGCCAGTCCGCCACGGGCTTTCACTTCTCCTCCGCCGGTGGCACCTGCCCGCTGTGGAACGTGTACGAGACGTTCTCGAACCCGGGCAAGATCCTGGTACAGATCGCCCAGATGCCCGATGGGCAGAACTACATGTGGGTGGCGCGCACGGTTGAACGGCGGGCATCGCGCTACGGTCAGCCGGTCAAGACCTTCGCGATCGGACTGGGCTGCGAGATGCGGCATGCCGGCCGGTTGGTTTACTCAAAGGGTCTTGATCTGTCATCAGACAGCGCGACACCGATCGGTGCGGGCTGCCGGGTGTGCGAACGGGACAACTGCCCGCAGCGGGCCTTCCCGGCATTGGGACGGGCGCTGGATCTCGATGAGCACCGCAGCACGGTGTCGCCCTATTTGGTCAAGGAGTCTTGATGGGTCAACGTATTCCGCCCGGGGACCGACGTGAGCTCGGCCTGCTCAACTGGGGCATCTCCCGGCTGGGTGCACGATCGATTCGCGCTCCGCACATGCACCTGTTCGAAGTCCTGGGCCGGCACAAGTTGCTGTTCCTGTCATTTCTGCCGTATTCCGGTGTGCTGCTGAATTGGGGCAAGCTGCCCAAGCGGGACAAAGAACTGGTGATCCTGCGCGTCGGTCACCTACGAAGTTCGGAGTACGAGCTTCAGCAGCACCGCAGGCTGGCTCGCAGCCGTGGCGTCGATTCGGTGTTGCAGGACAAGATCTTTGCGGGCCCGACGGCCGAGGGACTGACTGACCGGCAACGCTCGCTGCTGACGGCGGTGGACGAATTCATTCTCAATCGCGATCTGTCCGATGACACCTTCGCGACCCTGTCTACGCACTTGAGCCGCGAGCAGGTGATCGAATTCTGCGCGCTGGCAGGGCATTACGACGCGATTGCGGGGATTCTGGCCACGCTGCGGGTTCCGATGGACTTCCCCGACTAAGCGGGCTACCCCTTGTAGGGCTGGGCCTTGTGCATGACTTTTGCTTTCTCCGTCGCCAAGACCGACGGTGGAATCGTGGTGGTCACGGTATCGCCCTGAGTCATCGGGCCCGGCAGAATCGGCGCGGCGACCGGCGACGAATCCATCGGCACGCCGTCGTCGAACGCGACGGTCACTGCACCCATTGCGACCACGGCACTACCGCCGATCACTGCCATCAGCACTTTGGTGCTCAACACATTGCGCCACTCGGCCATGACGACATCCCCCCCGTTCACAGCCGGATCCTGTCTGACACCGGCTGTTAGGAAGTCGACACCGCGATGCTTGAGGCAGCCTTAAACGAACCTGCCGAACAGCTGGCAGAAACGTCTACAGGTAGGTGACCCCGAGAACGATCAGCGTGAAAATCACCGGTGAGACCGGCACGCAGCCCAGGAACGCCGCCCACACCATGCGCTTGCGCTGATACTCCCGCCACGCCAGGTAGCCGACGACCGCGGCGACCACGAGGATCACCGCCGACAAGATCAGCACCCAGAAGCTGACATCCTGCCCGTTGGTGGCCAACGAGATCCCGATCAACCACAGGATGTGGCCGAGCACTATTCCGCCGATACCGGCGATCAGCGTCGGTCTCAAAAGTTGATCATGTGGCCGGCGAGACCGTGGAAGCATTCCTGGAGTGCCTCCGACAGCGTCGGGTGGGTGTGCACATTGCGGGTCAGCTCGTTGACGGTCAGATCCCACTTCTGGGCCAGGGTCAGCTCCGGCAGGAGCTCCGAGACGTCGTGCCCGATCAGGTGGCCGCCGAGCAGTTCGCCGTACTTGGCATCGGCGATGACCTTGACGAAGCCGGTCGGGTCGCCCAGCCCGTGCGCCTTGCCGTTGGCGGTGAACGGAAACTTGGCCACCTTCACGTCGTAGCCCTCGTCGCGGGCCTGCTCCTCGGTGAGGCCGAAGCTGGCCACCTGCGGCTGGCAGAACGTGGCCCGGGGCAGCATCCGGTAGTCACCGAGCGCCAGCGTCTCGGCGCCGGCGATGGTCTCGGCGGCCACCACACCCATCGCCTCGGCGACGTGGGCCAGCTGCAGCTTGGCCGTGACGTCTCCGATCGCGTAGATGTGCGGGACGTTGGTGCGCATGTAGTCGTCGATGCCGATCGCCTTGCGGTCGGTCAGCTCGACGCCCGTCTTGTCGAGCCCGAAGCCTTCGACATTCGGCGCGAAACCGATGGCCTGCATCACCTTGTCGGCCTTGAGTTCCTCGGTCTTGCCGTCCTTGCTGACCACGACCGTCACTGTCGACCCGTCGTCGTCAATGGACTCGACCTTGGTGCCGGTGAGGATCTTGACGCCGAGTTTCTTGTACTGCTTCTCGATCTCCTTGGAGACCTCGGCGTCCTCGTTGGGCAACGCGCGCGGCAGGAATTCGACGATCGTGACGTCGACGCCGTAGTTCTTCATGACATAGGCGAACTCCATGCCGATCGCGCCGGCGCCGGCGATGATGATCGACTTGGGCAGCTCCCGGGACAGGATCTGCTCCTCGTAGGTGACGACGTTCTTCGACAGCGACGTGCCCGGAACCAGGCGGGTACTCGAGCCGGTCGCGATGATCGCGTTGTCGAACTCGACCTTCTCGGTGCCACCCTCGTTGAGGTCGACCTCGATGCTGTTCGGGCCGGTGAACTTCCCGTAGCCGTGGATCTCGGTGATCTTGTTCTTCTTCATCAGGAAGTGCACGCCGGCCACGCGGCCGTCGGCGACCTTGCGGCTGCGGTCGAAGGCGACTCCGTAGTCGAAGGTGGCCTCTCCGCTGATGCCGAACGTCTTGGCGTCCTTGGTGAAGATGTGGGCGAGTTCGGCATTGCGCAGCAACGCCTTCGACGGGATGCAGCCGACATTGAGGCAGACTCCGCCCCAATACTTGGGTTCGATGATGGCGGTGTTCAGTCCGAGCTGTGCCGCGCGGATCGCCGCGACGTATCCGCCGGGACCGGCTCCGACAACGACGACGTCATAGTGAGTCACGACCTCAGCCTATCGTCGGACGGGCGATCCATTCGAAGTAGTAGGCGCCATGTAGTAGCGCGGCGGTGGCCACCGAGGCCAGCGGCGCCGACATCAGCGCGATGGCCAGCGCCGTTACCGGTGGCCGGTTCTGCACCATCGAGACCAGCATGCTGGCGACCGAGCAGACGATCAGGTAGATGAGCACGCAGAACACCGCTGGGGTTTTCTGCAGCGAGGTGTACCACCAGAAGTAGAAGCCCAAGCCGGCGGCTGCGGCCAGGACCCATACCGCGGCGACGATGAACACGAACTGCCATCGCTTCACGTACTGGTAGCTGCCGGCGACGGCCGTCGGCGCGGGGGGCACGACCACCGGCTCGGCGTGCAGCGACCCCTCGACGCGATGCAGGAACGCGTCGGTGTCGAAGTTCTCCAACTCGCTGAAGGCGATGGATTCCTCCGAGACTTCCGCCTCGGGTTCGTCGGTCAGCGACCGGAGCGCGTGAGGGTGCGGGCCGGTGTCGAAGATCGGCGCGTGGTGGGGCTCGGTCGACGGGAGGGACGTTTTTTCAGCCATGGGACACCACCTGAACCAGAACCAGTGCCCCCAGCCATCCTGGCGCCATCGCCAGGATGAACGCCCCCACTGTCGTCATGGCGCGCCGGCGCGAGAACAGGATCAGCAGCATGCCGATGACGCTCGGAACAGCCACCACCAACCCGACCACCAGATCGGGGCGAACGGGTGTCTTGACCAGCAGGGTGGCCACGACCGCCGCAATGAGACCGGTCACGGTGCCCACCAGCAACGCACTTGTGAGCAGCCATGCCCGAGGCAGGGGTATCACCCTTATGAGGGTACGTGCAGTGACGCGGACTATTGCTGAACGACTCCGGCGCGCCGACCAGGGATTGCACACGCGTCTGCCGCTTCGATGACCACCAAATCGGTCCGTTCAGCCGGTCGTGCACCACGCTCGTAATCGGCTCCGGTCAGCGGAGAATCGCTGGCCAGCAACCGGTTTTCGGCATCGGTGAAGGCCCGTCCGCGACTCAGGAAGCGCATCCCCTCGGGGGCCTCCAGGCTGAAGCCGCCGCCGCGACCGGGGACGACGTCGATGACGAGCTGGGTGTGCTTCCAGGTCTCGAACTGCGGGCCGGAAATCCAGACCGGGGCACCTTCGAGCACGCCGAGCAGCACGTCACGGTCGCCGACGATGAAGTCGCCGTCGGGGTAACACATCGGCGACGACCCGTCGCAGCAGCCGCCGGACTGGTGAAACATCACCGGCCCGTGCCGCTGCTGCAGGCGGTGCAGAAGGTCGGCGGCCGCCGCGGTGATCAGTGCCCGCGGCGGCGCCTGCTGCGTCTCGTCATTCCGGCGCGGTTGCGTGCGCTGGGCGCTCGTTTGCGCGCCGAAGTCCGTCATCAGAAGAAGCCTTGGGCTTTGTTGGAGTAGGAGACGAGGAGGTTTTTGGTCTGCTGGTAGTGGTCGAGCATCATCTTGTGGTTCTCGCGGCCGATGCCGGATTGCTTGTAGCCGCCGAACGCCGCGTGCGCGGGGTAGGCGTGGTAGCAGTTGGTCCAGACCCGGCCGGCTTTGATGTCACGCCCGGCGCGGTAGGCGGTGTTGCCGTCCCGGCTCCACACTCCGGCACCCAGGCCGTAGAGGGTGTCGTTGGCGATGCGGATCGCGTCGTCGTAATCGGTGAACGACGTCACCGACACCACCGGGCCGAAGATCTCTTCCTGGAAGATCCGCATCGCGTTGTCGCCGGTGAAGATCGTCGGCTGCACGTAGTAACCGCCGTTGAGGTCTCCGCCGAGGTCGGCGCGCTCCCCGCCGGTGAGGATCTGGGCGCCTTCACTTTTGCCGATCTCGATGTAGGACAGGATCTTCTCCAGCTGATCGTTGGAGGCCTGCGCCCCGATCATCGTCTCGGTGTCGAGTGGATCGCCTTGGCGCACCGCCTTGGTACGGATCGCCGCCATGGCCAGGAACTCGTCGTAGATATCGGCCTGGATCAGGCTGCGCGACGGACACGTGCAGACCTCGCCCTGGTTGAGGGCGAACATCGTGAACCCCTCCAACGCCTTGTCCTGGTAGTCGTCGTTGGCGGCCATCACATCGGAGAAGAAAATGTTCGGGCTCTTGCCACCGAGCTCCAGGGTGACCGGGATCAGGTTCTGGGACGCGTACTGCATGATCAACCGGCCCGTGGTGGTCTCCCCGGTGAACGCGATCTTGGCGATCCGATTCGACGACGCCAACGGCTTGCCTGCCTCGACCCCAAACCCGTTGACCACGTTCAACACTCCGGCGGGTAACAGATCAGCGATCAACGACATCAGATACAGCACCGAGGCCGGGGTCTGCTCGGCAGGCTTGAGCACAATCGCATTACCGGCGGCCAGTGCCGGCGCCAGCTTCCACACCGCCATCAGGATCGGGAAGTTCCACGGAATGATCTGTCCCACCACACCCAGCGGCTCGTGGAAGTGGTAGGCGACAGTGTCCTCATCGATCTGGGACAAGG contains the following coding sequences:
- the adh gene encoding aldehyde dehydrogenase, whose protein sequence is MPVFARPGTSGSAMSFQSRYENFIGGEWTAPVGGQYFENRTPVTGEVFCEVARSTEADIEKALDAAHAAAPGWGKTSAGERAVILNKVADRIEANLESIALAESWDNGKPIRETLNADIPLAVDHFRYFAAAIRAQEGALSQIDEDTVAYHFHEPLGVVGQIIPWNFPILMAVWKLAPALAAGNAIVLKPAEQTPASVLYLMSLIADLLPAGVLNVVNGFGVEAGKPLASSNRIAKIAFTGETTTGRLIMQYASQNLIPVTLELGGKSPNIFFSDVMAANDDYQDKALEGFTMFALNQGEVCTCPSRSLIQADIYDEFLAMAAIRTKAVRQGDPLDTETMIGAQASNDQLEKILSYIEIGKSEGAQILTGGERADLGGDLNGGYYVQPTIFTGDNAMRIFQEEIFGPVVSVTSFTDYDDAIRIANDTLYGLGAGVWSRDGNTAYRAGRDIKAGRVWTNCYHAYPAHAAFGGYKQSGIGRENHKMMLDHYQQTKNLLVSYSNKAQGFF